Below is a genomic region from Ferribacterium limneticum.
CCTGGCAATCGTGCGCAATATGCACGTAGGCCATAATCCAGTTGTCGTCACCCAGTCTGGTGACCCCGGCATCCTGAACGGTACCCAGATTGAAGGTGCAGAATTCGCGGATGACGTTGCGGTCGCCGATCTCGAGACGAGTTGGCTCACCAGCGTACTTCTTGTCCTGCGGCACTTCGCCGAGCGAACAGAACTGGAAAATACGGTTGTCACGACCGATGCGGGTATGACCACGAATCACGGTATGCGGACCGATGACAGTGTTGTCACCGATCTCGACATCCGGACCGATAATCGAATACGGACCGATCTCGACATTGGCGCCGATCTTGGCGCCCGGATCGACAATAGCAGTCGAATGGATCATTTTAGAGCTTCCGCTGGGCGCACATCAGGCGTGCTTCTGCTGCCAATTGGCCATCAACGCGCGCCTCGCCCTTGAACTTCCATACCCCGCGCATGTGGCGCTCGATCTCGACGTGCAGATGCAACTGGTCCCCAGGCAACACCGGCTTCTTGAAGCGAGCCTCGTCAATGCCGGCAAAGTAGAAAACCGTATCGGCCGAGGGCTTTTCGGACATCGACTTGAACGACAAAATGCCTGCCGCCTGCGCCAGCGCTTCCATGATCAGCACCCCTGGCATCACCGGATGATGGGGAAAATGGCCCATGAAAAATGGCTCGTTGATCGTTACATTCTTGTAGGCATGGATGGACTTGCCCAATTCAATCTCGACAACGCGGTCGACCAGCAGGAACGGGTAGCGGTGCGGCAGGTGCTCCATGATTGCTTGAATATCCATTTAATCAACCCCTTGTATAATTTTATTTAAGTTTTTTCTCAAGTTCAGCCACACGGTCTGCGAGCTTGGCAAGCCGACGAATATGCGAT
It encodes:
- the fabZ gene encoding 3-hydroxyacyl-ACP dehydratase FabZ — protein: MDIQAIMEHLPHRYPFLLVDRVVEIELGKSIHAYKNVTINEPFFMGHFPHHPVMPGVLIMEALAQAAGILSFKSMSEKPSADTVFYFAGIDEARFKKPVLPGDQLHLHVEIERHMRGVWKFKGEARVDGQLAAEARLMCAQRKL